In Lycorma delicatula isolate Av1 chromosome 10, ASM4794821v1, whole genome shotgun sequence, a genomic segment contains:
- the LOC142330848 gene encoding uncharacterized protein LOC142330848, with protein MECVAEVWEEAASVEPSWSVTTSSVNQLYKKDDRSGSSVLSDIANGMKTGRRYSLSEIEYKQYTCRSVLVDSFKSQSAYFSREYEIGNKKESRLDHKDNGGGSLKYPIDIFRKVNIVNNESRCSSIDNSSSNSRVTSVEGDRQSALAGSCPPTASTVGSGRRTHEFARSVDTRNVHFNCSNVSLDNVNTLCDAVINNGPENSNRINSINSNNNLIENPINNETDVKCVSVNKQGDVMRPVRTRRTGVVTSPILERREFPCVERLVAKYTQLIAQQMERSQMYNKKKLHASEGDLKNVIVKSNDDDSNNMKEEKEVRSVSQNRTYLALPTPRRSKRRSSCQSPSTVSDEGCSVAPSPNSPTSSEEDASFNNKRSVSSDSALGFLYNSDDDEKKRNNVVNDTIEQQRIVDSNEVQSESVTNDDNDDSNRISKTHTNLNRSVSMPTPGSPYTKLGGVLTARSEVTLCKERWLLLESGSEYGASGPFPESGWSDGSRRISDFSEFDGSTSDSFNGRRESSVSVFTDDDDGGNPGYRYWRTPSVVVSDHSDDPLFASSSITLEEIERFRQQYQERQAADSSSDCSSWTSGVSALDADYALRTPERKASDCSTCSTLSGDEDATCEPLLQDVRPKVKKRNEIEEGYVS; from the exons TGTAGCAGAAGTGTGGGAAGAGGCAGCCAGCGTGGAGCCGTCTTGGTCTGTAACCACGTCATCTGtaaatcaattatataaaaaagatgacCGATCGGGAAGTAGCGTATTATCAGATATCGCTAACGGGATGAAGACAGGACGACGGTATTCGTTATCGGAAATtgaatataaacaatatacatgtAGATCTGTATTAGTCGATAGCTTTAAATCTCAATCGGCGTATTTTTCAAGAGAATACGAGATAGGTAATAAAAAAGAGAGCCGTTTAGATCATAAAGATAACGGTGGTGGTAGTTTAAAATATCCGatagatatttttagaaaagttaatataGTTAACAATGAGAGTAGATGTAGTAGTATcgataatagtagtagtaatagtagagTTACAAGTGTGGAGGGAGACCGACAGAGCGCGTTGGCTGGTAGTTGTCCCCCGACTGCCTCCACGGTAGGTTCCGGTCGACGCACACACGAGTTCGCGCGCAGTGTTGACACGAGGAATGTGCATTTTAATTGTAGTAATGTATCGTTAGACAACGTGAATACGTTGTGCGATGCTGTTATAAATAACGGTCCCGAAAATTCGAATcgaattaattctattaatagtaataataatttaattgaaaatccgATAAATAATGAAACCGATGTGAAATGCGTGAGTGTAAACAAACAAGGGGATGTCATGCGACCGGTCAGGACACGACGTACCGGGGTCGTGACCTCACCGATCCTGGAACGCCGCGAATTTCCTTGTGTCGAACGACTTGTCGCGAAATATACGCAGTTAATAGCACAACAGATGGAACGAAgtcaaatgtataataaaaaaaagttgcacGCTAGCGAAggcgatttaaaaaatgttattgttaaatcGAACGATGACGATAGTAACAAcatgaaagaagaaaaagaagtaagaTCTGTTTCACAAAATCGAACGTATCTCGCATTACCTACGCCGAGACGAAGCAAACGTCGTTCCTCTTGTCAAAGCCCGAGTACCGTATCGGATGAAGGCTGTTCAGTCGCTCCGTCACCTAACAGTCCAACCAGCAGCGAGGAGGAtgcatcttttaataataaacgttcTGTTAGTTCCGATTCGGctttaggttttttatataacagtgatgatgatgaaaaaaaacgaaataatgtTGTAAACGATACGATTGAACAACAACGAATCGTAGATTCGAACGAAGTTCAATCCGAATCCGTTACGAACGATGATAACGACGATTCGAATAGGATATCGAAAACgcatacaaatttaaatagaagTGTTTCGATGCCGACACCCGGTTCACCTTATACAAAACTCGGTGGTGTTTTAACAGCGAGATCCGAAGTAACGCTTTGTAAAGAAAGATGGTTATTGTTAGAAAGTGGTAGTGAGTACGGTGCGAGTGGTCCGTTTCCGGAATCCGGTTGGAGTGATGGTTCTagaagaattagtgatttttcagAATTTGATGGTTCGACTAGCGACAGTTTTAACGGTAGACGCGAATCGAGTGTCAGTGTTTTTACCGATGATGATGATGGAGGGAATCCGGGTTATAGATATTGGAGAACACCGTCCGTCGTCGTTAGTGATCATTCTGACGATCCGTTATTCGCTTCGTCTTCGATTACGTTAGAAGAAATAGAAAGGTTTAGACAACAATATCAAGAACGACAAGCTGCCGATTCGTCTTCCGATTGTAGTTCCTGGACTTCTGGTGTTAGTGCACTAGATGCTGATTATGCTTTGCGTACTCCGGAAAGGAAAGCGTCTGATTGTAGTACCTGCAGTACACTTAGCGGGGATGAGGATGCTACATGTGAACCGCTATTGCAGGATGTTCGTCCAAAAGTCAAg aaaagaaatgaaattgaagaagGCTACGTTagctga